A part of Helicobacter himalayensis genomic DNA contains:
- the alaS gene encoding alanine--tRNA ligase gives MKGQKMDIRALYLEYFAKRGHKAYESMPLVPDDASLLFVNAGMVQFKDIFTGKVPTPQIPRATSSQLCIRAGGKHNDLENVGYTARHHTLFEMLGNFSFGDYFKREAIAYAWEFVTQVLGFDKSLLYVTIHESDDEAYALWCEHIESSRIKRMGDKDNFWQMGDSGPCGPCSEIYVDQGEKYFHSSEDYFGGEGDRFLEIWNLVFMQFEQKDGVRTPLPRPSIDTGMGLERVIALKEGKINNFDTSLFAPLMKEIEKLCAESGNVWKYYEDIELLEMESRSADSADSNGRNIESTINKSTQASFRVIADHARAVAFLLAQGVHFDKEGRGYVLRRILRRAVRHGYLLGVKRAFLYRVVGVVCESMGAHYGYLNERRESIMEQCKAEEERFFETIESGMKLFENELDSMQNTRIFGEDCAKIDPESQKLFSGEVAFKLYDTYGFPLDLTQDMLRDKGLEVDLGAFEKCMEEQKNRSKASWKGSGDSTKEGDFKALLAEFGENVFVGYENERAEAKILALLDSAFLRVERLEKGQEGYVLLDSTPFYPESGGPVGDKGVLLHQNSSLGGVCGSLNSSRWRKDFTESKAPLASVLDTKKYFGLNLSKVSAVETLRVGDEVLAFVDCARAEIAKHHSATHLLHLVLREVLGAHIAQAGSLVEAHRLRFDFSHPKALSREELREIEKRVNEKILRASAQVCESLPIDEAKARGAMALFGEKYGDVVRVVSFGDSIELCGGIHVKNTAEIGSFYITKEGGVSSGVRRIEAVCGHAGYEWGANALETLNQAKENLKAQDLLQAIEKLKAQVKKLSVAKSQASSLKSLEFERVGECKLIVACISDKSAVEIKEAIDKAKNEEQSIAVLLICESGEKISITAGVKNAPIKAGAWVAEIAHILGGKGGGKDDFAAAGGKDISKIDEALQRAKEVARNALG, from the coding sequence ATGAAAGGGCAAAAAATGGATATTCGCGCGCTGTATTTGGAGTATTTCGCAAAGCGGGGGCATAAGGCATATGAGTCAATGCCACTTGTGCCTGATGATGCGAGCTTGCTTTTTGTCAATGCAGGAATGGTGCAGTTTAAGGATATTTTCACCGGTAAAGTGCCAACACCGCAGATTCCGCGCGCGACTTCATCACAGCTATGTATTCGCGCAGGTGGGAAGCATAATGACCTAGAAAATGTCGGCTACACCGCGCGCCACCACACGCTTTTTGAGATGCTAGGGAATTTTAGCTTTGGAGATTATTTCAAACGCGAGGCGATAGCGTATGCGTGGGAGTTTGTAACGCAAGTTTTGGGCTTTGATAAAAGCCTTTTGTATGTGACAATCCACGAAAGCGATGATGAAGCTTACGCGCTATGGTGTGAGCATATAGAATCTTCGCGCATTAAGCGTATGGGCGATAAGGATAACTTTTGGCAGATGGGCGATAGCGGACCTTGCGGACCTTGTAGTGAAATCTATGTCGATCAGGGGGAAAAGTATTTTCACTCAAGCGAGGATTATTTCGGCGGGGAAGGTGATAGATTCTTAGAAATATGGAATCTTGTCTTTATGCAATTTGAGCAAAAAGATGGCGTGCGCACGCCACTGCCTCGCCCAAGCATTGATACAGGTATGGGGCTAGAACGCGTGATTGCGCTCAAAGAGGGGAAAATCAATAACTTTGATACTTCGCTTTTTGCGCCACTAATGAAAGAAATAGAGAAACTTTGCGCGGAAAGTGGCAATGTGTGGAAGTATTATGAAGATATAGAGCTCTTAGAGATGGAATCTAGGAGCGCGGATTCTGCGGATTCTAATGGGCGCAACATAGAATCTACGATAAACAAAAGCACGCAAGCAAGTTTTCGCGTGATAGCCGACCACGCGCGCGCGGTGGCATTTTTGCTCGCGCAAGGCGTGCATTTTGATAAAGAAGGGCGCGGATATGTCTTGCGTAGAATCTTGCGCCGAGCGGTGCGACACGGCTATTTGTTGGGCGTGAAAAGAGCGTTTTTGTATCGCGTGGTGGGCGTGGTGTGTGAGAGTATGGGCGCGCATTATGGGTATTTAAACGAGCGCAGGGAATCGATTATGGAGCAGTGCAAAGCGGAGGAGGAGAGGTTTTTTGAGACGATAGAATCAGGAATGAAGCTCTTTGAAAATGAGCTAGATTCTATGCAAAATACTAGAATCTTTGGCGAGGATTGCGCAAAAATAGACCCAGAATCTCAAAAGCTTTTCTCTGGTGAAGTGGCGTTTAAGCTTTATGATACTTATGGATTCCCGCTTGATTTGACGCAAGATATGTTGCGCGATAAGGGTTTGGAAGTGGATTTGGGCGCGTTTGAAAAGTGTATGGAGGAGCAAAAAAATCGTAGTAAGGCAAGCTGGAAAGGGAGTGGCGATAGCACAAAAGAGGGTGATTTCAAGGCATTGCTTGCGGAGTTTGGTGAAAATGTTTTTGTAGGCTATGAAAATGAGCGCGCGGAGGCTAAGATTTTGGCGCTATTAGATTCTGCATTTTTGCGCGTTGAAAGGCTGGAAAAAGGGCAAGAGGGGTATGTGTTGCTAGATAGCACGCCATTTTATCCAGAATCTGGCGGACCAGTTGGCGATAAAGGAGTTTTGCTTCATCAGAATTCTTCTCTTGGTGGAGTTTGCGGGAGTTTAAATTCATCTCGTTGGCGCAAAGATTTTACAGAATCTAAAGCCCCGCTTGCCTCTGTGCTTGATACCAAAAAATATTTTGGGCTTAATCTTTCAAAAGTGAGCGCGGTTGAGACTTTGCGCGTAGGTGATGAGGTGCTGGCATTTGTGGATTGCGCACGTGCAGAGATTGCAAAGCATCATAGTGCGACGCATTTACTGCATTTGGTATTGCGCGAGGTTTTGGGCGCGCATATCGCACAGGCAGGAAGTTTGGTAGAAGCGCACCGCTTGCGTTTTGACTTTTCCCACCCAAAGGCGCTAAGTCGCGAGGAATTGCGCGAGATTGAAAAACGTGTAAATGAAAAAATCTTGCGTGCAAGCGCGCAGGTGTGCGAGAGTTTGCCTATTGATGAGGCAAAGGCGCGCGGTGCGATGGCGCTATTTGGCGAAAAATATGGCGATGTCGTGCGCGTGGTGAGCTTTGGGGATTCTATTGAGCTATGTGGGGGAATCCATGTCAAAAACACCGCAGAAATTGGAAGCTTTTATATCACCAAAGAAGGCGGAGTGAGTAGCGGTGTGCGTAGGATAGAGGCAGTGTGTGGGCATGCGGGTTATGAATGGGGCGCAAATGCGCTAGAGACGCTAAACCAAGCTAAAGAAAACTTAAAAGCCCAAGATTTGCTACAAGCTATTGAAAAGCTAAAAGCACAGGTTAAAAAGCTAAGTGTGGCGAAATCCCAAGCTAGTAGCCTAAAGTCGCTAGAGTTTGAGCGCGTGGGCGAGTGTAAGCTCATAGTCGCGTGCATAAGCGATAAAAGCGCGGTGGAGATAAAAGAGGCAATTGACAAGGCAAAAAATGAGGAACAAAGTATTGCGGTGCTTCTCATCTGTGAATCTGGTGAAAAAATCTCAATCACCGCAGGCGTGAAAAACGCGCCAATAAAAGCGGGCGCGTGGGTGGCTGAAATCGCGCATATCTTAGGTGGGAAAGGCGGGGGTAAAGATGACTTTGCTGCAGCTGGCGGAAAAGATATTAGCAAAATCGATGAGGCATTGCAAAGGGCAAAAGAAGTAGCAAGAAATGCGCTAGGGTAA
- a CDS encoding outer membrane protein encodes MRKSLFASVILSVLCTSGAFAEKGGGYIGIDIGHGNVKFDQSINATMTMSNNGSSGMTSGTASPLNGHIYANNSMANFAIKGGYKTFFGESKRFGARGYVYFGYGYNSMQNVNYNFGSPLGATIAQAANGSIFTGTGKTYYNHVFDYGVGGDLLFNFIDVPEHSFGIYGGVALGAETWVANGKEYKPNGGKGESYFGFQTMLNVGVRGVFDQHHGIEFGAKIPLLDTEIFNGNGRSPLLGQMGITLDGTTTTMRRPYIIHASYVYNF; translated from the coding sequence ATGAGAAAATCTCTTTTTGCGAGCGTTATTTTAAGCGTTCTCTGCACGAGCGGGGCTTTTGCTGAGAAGGGGGGGGGCTATATTGGGATTGATATAGGACACGGGAATGTCAAGTTTGATCAAAGTATCAATGCAACTATGACAATGAGTAACAATGGGAGTTCAGGTATGACAAGCGGAACAGCTTCCCCACTGAATGGACATATTTATGCGAATAACTCTATGGCAAATTTTGCAATCAAAGGTGGTTATAAAACTTTCTTTGGAGAATCTAAACGTTTTGGTGCGCGTGGTTATGTGTATTTTGGCTATGGCTACAATAGCATGCAGAATGTAAATTATAATTTTGGATCTCCTCTAGGAGCAACCATAGCGCAAGCAGCTAATGGCTCAATTTTCACAGGCACAGGAAAAACTTATTATAACCATGTGTTTGATTATGGCGTGGGTGGGGATTTGCTCTTTAACTTTATTGATGTGCCTGAGCATAGTTTTGGTATCTATGGCGGTGTAGCACTAGGTGCTGAAACATGGGTAGCAAATGGTAAGGAATACAAGCCAAATGGTGGCAAGGGCGAGAGCTACTTTGGATTCCAAACAATGCTAAATGTCGGCGTTAGAGGCGTATTTGACCAACATCACGGAATCGAGTTTGGCGCAAAAATCCCACTTTTAGACACAGAAATCTTTAATGGCAATGGAAGGTCGCCTTTGTTAGGTCAGATGGGCATCACACTTGATGGCACTACAACTACAATGAGACGACCCTACATTATCCACGCAAGCTATGTGTATAACTTCTAA